From Equus przewalskii isolate Varuska chromosome 7, EquPr2, whole genome shotgun sequence, one genomic window encodes:
- the TTR gene encoding transthyretin produces the protein MASHHLLLLCLAGLVFASEAGPAGAGESKCPLMVKVLDAVRGSPAANVDVKVFKKAADETWELFASGKTSEFGELHGLTTDEKFVEGIYKVELDTKSYWQSLGISPFHEYAEVVFTANDSGPRRYTIAALLSPYSYSTTALVSNPKE, from the exons ATGGCTTCTCATCAcctgcttctcctctgcctcGCCGGACTGGTATTTGCATCTGAGGCTGGCCCCGCG GGCGCTGGTGAATCCAAGTGTCCTCTGATGGTCAAAGTCCTTGATGCTGTCCGAGGCAGTCCTGCTGCCAACGTGGATGTGAAAGTGTTCAAAAAGGCTGCTGATGAGACCTGGGAACTGTTCGCCTCTGG GAAAACCAGTGAATTTGGGGAGCTTCATGGGCTCACAACTGACGAGAAATTCGTAGAAGGGATATACAAAGTGGAATTAGACACCAAGTCCTACTGGCAGTCACTCGGCATTTCCCCTTTCCACGAATATGCGGAG GTGGTGTTCACAGCAAACGACTCTGGCCCCCGCCGCTACACCATCGCTGCTCTGCTCAGTCCCTACTCCTACTCCACCACAGCCCTCGTCAGCAACCCCAAGGAATGA